aggtagttaattaattaagtatacAGGATCctattcacccaaaaaaaaagtatacaagatccttaaaaaaagtatatacaagacttgatttattttaaaaagtaatcttttatttttatcaatttatggaaaaggattttgaaaaataaatatttactttcgAAATTTAGCGATTCATAAACATTTAggtatattaattcaaatagtttttgcGTTGCTTTgctaattaaaataagagttttagtggtagaaaaaaaaagaataaataaaagttttaatgCCGCCACTTTATGCGTACGCAGATTATTTAAACATAAGCGCTGATCTGAGCACGAAAATGTTTTCGTCATATGTGTAGGTCAAAACgcgttttatattttaaaaattacttttttcttaaaaaaaagcatTAGAACCTGCCTATATCCATACGTTTTGTCCCATTGAAACCTATATCCATAAGATCACAACCCAAGTTGAGAGTGTACAAACTTGACCTATATTCATTGCGCGAATTGACCATAGTAGCTTGATGGCTTCCCAAGGAAATGACGCCACATTGTTGTACCACTTGGTTTTAGATTGTACTTTTCAGatcgataaataaaaaattacccatttttatatataaaaagtacatacttataatattttttcgaTAACAGTTTATATTATGGTATAGTATTAATGTATTAttgtattattcttttaataCCAAAAATCAAGTTCGGTTTTTAAGGTATAGTGATCAACCTTCATCAAAATAAGAGAAGTACATTGATGAACAATTTAATCGGAGGTTTCTAGGTAGGACCAGGTACGCTAAAAATGAAGAGTTTTTAGAagggagagaaaaagagaggtaagaaaaaaattaaaaattattttactagtAGAGATGTTACACGAATAGGATTCATCAATAACTCCCATCAATATGGTAGTAAAACAACTCAAAATTTCGCCTTTAGATAATCTTGGGTAGCTGAGATAACGGAAAATTGCATTTCACATACAAGCCGATTTAATGGCTTATGACTCAAACAAATCAATACCTAATATACAACATGGATCTCCCAATTGGAAGCAAAAAATGGTTTACGAAGAATATTCAAGAGCAATTGAAAACCTGATCACATAATGGTTCTAGGTCTATTAGTTGATGTTTTGGATTTTGCTCGGGGAGCCTTCTTTGGAGGGTCTGTAGTTAGTGCATACATCTTCACAGCAAATAATTCTTCGGGGAATCCTTTCTGATCCTGATTGAACAAAACAACACCTTAGAAAACAGTAGTGAAACTAAAAAAGGAATGGTGAAAGGCAAGTAGAAAAATAGAAGACTCGAAATAATATGAGGGATATATATCACATAGCGTGAAGGACATCAAAGGAATCCTATGGTAAAAAGTTGAAAAGTTCATAAACGAAAGACATCAGCACGTGGAAATATATCTTTTACTAGCAGAATAATAACGTGAAGCACAGATAATAAAATGTAACATTTCAGGAAACATTAGATACGATTTTTCATCAATCACCATATTTGAAGTCATGTCCGTATCCTCCTTGTCATAGGAAAGTAAGagaccatgttgaaaatttcAAAAGGCTGTTCAAAATATCTCCATTAATGTGAAGAAATATCATAAAGAATCCAAGTAAAAGCATGTGCAATTTACCTTTGATTTGTAAACATGTAATCCACAACGAGAAAATAGCTCTTTGAAGTACAAATCAGATCTTGTAACACTTCGGTCTTCATTATCAAGCACGAATCCTGCACGGAACAAAGCATGAAAACAAAGATGCAAAACCATAAAGTAAACGTCCAAACTTAAACTGAAAGGTGTAAGGATAAATTAATTGATGACagcaaagaaaattaaattgtattgaCATCATTCAAGACAGTATTTGGGAGTTTCCAAGAGGATGTAATTAGGTGGGTCTATGAAGGGGAGCCACTCTCCACAGTTTGGACTTTGGAAGCCAATATGATGAAAAGTCTTGATTTTAAAcaccctaaaaatataaaacacccCAAAGAGTGTTTAAAAATCCTCTACAATATCCATTAGATATTCTAATAGTGCTCCTCAAACTAAAACTTACTAAACTTTAAGCTTGTTACAAATGAACTCTTTAGAAAGGAGAAAAACATAATCTGGGTTCCACAAAGCTATTCCCATCCGAGTTCCTTAAAATCTTGAGCTCCAATCTACTGTGCTTGAAACTGGTTGACAAAAGTTTTGACGTgtcttaaaattaacttattctGTCCTCAAAAAAGCTAATGATCAAAAACTTACTAATATGATTAGTTTTCCATGTATTGCATGGTATCTCTTTAACTAGCCACTCCACGGAAGTTTATTTGTGGTGCTTtcctaacatattaacatcaatTAATAAAGTTAAACTTGTTGCTCCAACTCCCATCTATAAAGCATTGTTCTTCATGGCTCTGCTCAGCACTCGCCATATTTGGGGAACACCATAAGAGACTAGGAGCACTCTCCATGTACAGTTAAGTTTGAGATATAGGTTTCAGAAAAGCTGCCTgaactaattttattagtttaataaAATGCAGGAAATAAATAATTCAGTATGATTAGAAAGACAGAAATGCAACAAAGATGAAAGTACCAGATCTGGCAATATTCTCCTTCAGGACAAAAAATCCACCTGCTTTGAGGCCAACCTATAGTAATGCATATGTCAATATTTAATAgtgataagataaaatatatacaaactTTCAGATTATCAAATATTTCTGCATAGCCAAATTGCGAATAAGAGGTACAGTTtagcctataaaaaaaatccctttAAATATTTAGTTGCAAGTATGAGAATATTTTTTGATAGTATAGAAATGGAATATCCCTTCATAATGGATAGCTGTATATATAACACATGCTTTTAGAAATGGTGGCTAGTTTCATACTATCTAATCTCATTCACTGCAATAATGCAAGACTTGTACATTACTAGCAAGCACCAAGGCAAATGCAAATCACATATATGGCAAATgtgaatcaaaacaaaaaatttgaatcaTAGGTGAGCagaaataatcaataaaatagaTTACTTTATCAAGCATGCACTCCACATCTTTGCATTCTAAAGAATTATTAGTAGAGAAAGCTGAAGCCTCAAGTATATACTTAATTGTGTGGAACCTTTCCttatccaaaattaaattttttaaatgtaatccTTGACTCCCAATTAACAAAATAACCTGATCTGCAAAGGATATTAACCAAATAATGGACGAGTTACCTTTGCACTcttgaaaaatgaaacaaaatcttCATCTGTAAGATGACCTATACACCATTGAATCCATATTACATCATATCTTGCAGTATCTGGTGTAAAATCCTAAAAGAAGTAAAGCAAGAGGTGCTCAATAACATTACTGAAGAATGGGCAAATAGTGGTGCTGAAATGATGAAAGTCCAGACAAATATCAAAAGTGCCAGAGATGCCACATTAAATTGAATGCATCTACTAAAGACTATCATGTGTACGAATGGCCAGAAAATAcatatttacttaattattttgggAGCAGAAGAGAGAGTAGGTACTACATAGAGGGAGGCggaaaagacattgaagttggATTGTTATAAGTATTGTAAAAGGACTCTACAAGCATTTAAACTAATATGCAGCTGCTTCAATGCTTACATCTCTATGAAGATAAATGCAAGTTTccagatatttatttatttgttaaatatgaGAGTTCATAAAAGTAAACCACATACCAATATTACCTGTGAAAACTTGCTTGCACATTACAGCCAAAAAATATGGAAAGAAATAACTGgagtgttaaaaagaaaaacataatacAGAGGTCCATTTAAAAGTCTGAACTATTGAAGTAACatctcaaaaataaaagaaaagctaCTCTtcctatttttcaataaaaaaacgaTGATAATACCAGTTTCCAGGTAGTTATTTACTTGCAGAGACAGAATTTGCCGGGGATGGGGTGCGGTTGTCCAGGGAAGGGTTGGACAAGGCAGGAGGCTTTATAGCACCAGGTTGCATATGCACACCATTGTAATATGGCTAGTGTCTAATTCAATTCAATATCTCAATTTGTATAAGGTACATGTCAAGGGTCAGATTGTACAATCATTCAGAAGACGGTAATATCTCTCCAAAATGTTATGTTAGCTGTTGTTGTTTAAATAGTGTTCACAATGACCAACTTATTCTTACTCATTCTATGGGAATATAAGGCAGGGAGGTGAAATGTTTCAATGTGAATTCCACACTCTATTCACACCCCATATCATATCAACTATCTAACCTAATGAAAGAAAGATGCTGTCTTTTACATGGAGACAAAGTACACACCTGAAGAGGAACACAGTAAAAATTAACTGCTTTGTGCATATCTGAATTTGTCTGACATCCCGAAGCCAAAGTTTCACGTGCAGTCTCTAAGAAATGTGATACTGGCTCCAGAAGATCAACCTGAATTTTAgaacaaataagaaaattagaaCTTAAACATTTCTCTAAAATATCATGCATCAAATAGTTCCAGATtgaatttaaagaagaaaaaaattatagacaAATGTAAGAAAGGCTAATAAATGCAATGGGCACACCAATGGCAacaaaatagataaaagataatgcTATCTCTAACAagtcataagaaaaaaattaaattaaattagagaaacaAAGAATGAAAGAGGGGCAGACATCGACATCAGGTATTAGGTAAGGCCATCGATATCATAATTCAGAAGCAAGCAAGCAACCAAAACAGGTAACAATTCATGTTATATAGTTAGTAAAAGCTAGAAAAGATAGGACTTAAATTGCACTGTTTAGATACTTAAATAATTGATAGGCATTTAAATGGAACATGTTCAAGTtagtatatttttgttgttagaACAGGGCTGTGACACTAAAATGGTCAACCTGAACACATCCAGAATAGCTATATAGCTCAACCTAAAAGGCTAGCATGACCTGTTTATAAGTTAGGTTAACCTCCGTTGTGACACAACAAATCCATATAAGCATAACCCAAACCCATGTATTTTAGATTCTGCTCTATATCACAATCCCTGCTTCTTTTCCTTACCCTTCTAAATAGGATAACTGTTTGATATCCCAGAAGCTGTTAAGCCTGGATCGTTACACATTAAGTGGAGTTGATCCCACCCCTGACCCCATGAATAAATTTGATACAACTGGAGCTGGGTAGGCTTATAACCAGCAGTACActtcaaatatatatagaaatagaAGCTACTCACCACTATGGTTTAAGTAGATTGGGAATACCCTACTAGCTGTTTAAACTCCAAACTAGGGCATGCGTTCATTTAAAGAAGGCTTAAATTATAACAAGGGTAGTGCAACCAAAGTGGAATGATATTGATAGGCCCCTAGTGCAGGATGTGGCCCAAGTAAATAAGCCCAAAGTGTGGAGAGAGAATGATGAGGTGGTagtgagagaaagagagtgagGATGGTTGGTGAGGTATTCTGTTATAGAGGGACGTGGGGGTGAGTGAGGGGGGATTATTCATGATTGTGCGTATCCTTCTGTTAGGCAGAGAATGCATCCATTCGCTGAGAGAGGAGCTAGGCTCTGTGGGTAGTAGGTTTCCCCTACTGCTATTTCTCTTATTTCATCAATAATATATGTTCAATTCCTTTCCTTTTCCTCTGTTTATTCCTATTTCTGTTCATCTATATTTCTGGTCTGCATCAGATATGGTCCAAAATAGATTCAATCAAGCACCTAAAAACAAATTTCCTGTTAATTTCATTGCATTTCTCTTTAAATGTCACGAACGTCATAATCCCAGACAAGAAAAGTACCAAATATTCTTGGCATTGTAAACATCAAAACAACATATGCTCCACTGACTTTTCATTAGAATTGTAGCGCCAACAATAATTACTCAGTTAAGAACCGTAAAAGAACAATACATGCTTGGTGAATGGCAAGCCAGAAGATTGACTCACAGAAAAGATATATAAAGAAGGTAAATCTGGCAAACCTCATTGAAGTATCTTATTAACAGATTTTTGGTGACTCTGCCAATGCCAGAACCACAATCTGAAATTCAAGAGCTTGCTGATTAGATCCTCAATGTACAAAAAATAACTATTCAAAGCAATTCTTGCATTACATTCATCAAAAGCAGGTACCAAATGTCACAtgtcgcaaaaaaaaaaacacctagAAAGTGCAAACGAAACAAAGTCTAAAACACAATAGTTATCTTTcccaagaaggaaaaaaaaataaagtaaaacccCAGCTAAATTCTCATTCGATTTGAAAGTCTATGAAACTATATCACCAAGAACCACATTGGTTTTCAGAAGTGGGGTTCAAGTACAAAGAGGCAAAGAATGTGTACCAAGAGCAACAAGTGGTTGGCGTCTAGCATCAGCAGCAGGAGGAAAACGTTCAGACAAGAGAATGTTCAAGAAATCCTCACTGCAACTTATGTCAGGCTCGTTCACATTTGCAAACCCTCCCAATACCCCATCCATATTTGCCTTAACACCCTGCTCATACAGACAAACCAAAAAGCAAACTTTTTTTAACAACAGCATATCAATTGCAACCTGAAAGTAACTTATCTAAATTTCAtgtcttttctttgtaaaacAAAGAcccattaagaaagagaaacagAGGAGAGGTACCTCCCAGTAGGAGACGCCGTCACGATACCACTGGGTCTTCTTGCTAGGGTCACCCGCCTGTTCCCTCCACATGTCCTCGGCGGTGTTGAATTCACGGCCATCGGAATCTAAGCCGCCGGCGTCCATGCACCTTATTTTTGAGTTCGAggggaaagagaaagaagaaaagtacGAAGCTGTGAGTCCCAAAGTGCTCGTGCTCAATAGAGAATATGAGGAAAGGAAATACACCATAGTCTTCTTGTGTCGAGCTATTCTTCAgcatggaaaataaaataaaaaattaattagaatacaGTGAATGTGAAATTTTGAATcgtcaattttaaaaaattattgatttttgtgataattattgtaaaaatgattttttattaattaataatataaaattctttataGCAACCATTTATCAGAATTAAGCAGTATATGCAAAGGTATTAAAAATTTGGTTAGTTATTTCGGTATACGAAATATTAGGAGTAAGTACTTATTCCAAAGACAAAATTACTCTGACCCTAAGATTGGATTAGTAAAAAATCAATACGAAAGAAATATCCCCTCTGGTCCTTTTTTACTAGAAACCACGAAAAACAGTTGTTATCACTTTTATAAGAAAGATGGGATAAGTAACTAATGTGAAAAACAGTTGTTATGAAATTTGATATTCGTACATGAACGGTGTAAGAACGATATAGAGAAACTAAtgtgtaaataataaatatgatgaaTTGATTATGgatcatcttttcattcttttggaacaaaagttaaaaaaaaataaaattatgcgtATGACTGTGCATTCCACGAATTAGTTTCGAAAAGAGTTATAGGTTGGTTTGATACTTGAAAGGGGCTTTAAAAGTTGaagggagaagaagaggaaaagtggtggaTTTGAATCCTTTCACTATATAGCATTCTAGTAAAAACTAACAACtaaaattggttgataaaaaaaaaaaaagatttggatGGGTATGCACAGTGAATCGGTGATGGTTTATAACATACTATACCGGCATTAGATTTTAAACTACATACAGTTTTATCAAAATACATGTATCACATTACTTTAACAATGAATatattataatcaaattatcaaaataacaaCTCGGAAGTGAGAACAATGACAACACTTGTTCTAAGaaatatttcaaaagaaaatgtcCACTGAATACTGATATGACGACTTATTTGGTTTGAACAGGCATGTGTCTCTTAAATCTATGATTTGCAGATGGCAAAGCATGGCTAGCCTTGTAGGCTCTTGCTATAGTGTTAAATATCATGGCCAAGCTAGGCTTGTCACTGTTTGATTGGTCTATGCACATTAATCCTAGAGACAATGCCTGTTTAACTTGATGAAAAATTGTTTCAGTTACTTTCATTCTCTCATCAATCATCTGCTTCAAATCTGCAAGATTAAGGGTTCTCATGAATCTAATAAATCCAGCATCACCTCCATCAAACTCCTCTTGAACCTTTCTACTTAGTATCATCTCTAGAAGAAATACTCCAAACCCATGTATCTCtacaatataaaagaaaataccaATTAACAAGCATgccataaaaacaagaaaaaggaagagacaGCACAAGGGAAGAAATGGTGTTTATGTGACAATTGTCTATTATTCTTACTTCTTCGATTGCTGTTTTGATCTCCAACTTTGAACCTCGAAATCAATGGTTCCACATTGTCAGACAATAAAATACTACTTGTGTTGAGTTCATAGTCAACTTCAGGCCATTCCTCCTGCAGATAACGCATGCATGCAACAACTCCCATTAACACTTTCAGTCTATGATTCCATGGTGGACCTGACCCTGATAACCACATTTCAACATTCTCTTCTCTTGTCCATTCAGTTATAATAGCCCTGAATTTTCTGCTCCTACACCACCCCAGAAATCTAACAAGGTTCTTGTGATGTAACTTAGACAGAACCTTACATTCTTCAACAAATTTACGGTAACTATCCCTCGGTATATCATCCCAGTACATCTCAATCTTCACTTCAGTACCATCTCTCAAGATCCCTTTGTAGATGTGAACAACATCACTCTTTCCTACCAAATACTTATTTGAAAAATCATTAGTTGCTGCCTTTAGAATTGCCGGTGTAAACCTCCTACTTCTTTGAAGTTTACTTGGTAGAAAATCAGGCCTTTGGAAACAAAGCCATAAAAAGCAAATTACCATCAAAATGACAAGGATGGGAAAGCCAACCAATAGAAAAATAGCCTTTACTGTAAACCTTTTTTGATCCAAAAGAGCACCAG
This genomic interval from Glycine max cultivar Williams 82 chromosome 5, Glycine_max_v4.0, whole genome shotgun sequence contains the following:
- the LOC100777982 gene encoding alpha N-terminal protein methyltransferase 1 isoform X1, producing MVYFLSSYSLLSTSTLGLTASYFSSFSFPSNSKIRCMDAGGLDSDGREFNTAEDMWREQAGDPSKKTQWYRDGVSYWEGVKANMDGVLGGFANVNEPDISCSEDFLNILLSERFPPAADARRQPLVALDCGSGIGRVTKNLLIRYFNEVDLLEPVSHFLETARETLASGCQTNSDMHKAVNFYCVPLQDFTPDTARYDVIWIQWCIGHLTDEDFVSFFKSAKVGLKAGGFFVLKENIARSGFVLDNEDRSVTRSDLYFKELFSRCGLHVYKSKDQKGFPEELFAVKMYALTTDPPKKAPRAKSKTSTNRPRTIM
- the LOC100777982 gene encoding alpha N-terminal protein methyltransferase 1 isoform X2, which encodes MVYFLSSYSLLSTSTLGLTASYFSSFSFPSNSKIRCMDAGGLDSDGREFNTAEDMWREQAGDPSKKTQWYRDGVSYWEGVKANMDGVLGGFANVNEPDISCSEDFLNILLSERFPPAADARRQPLVALDCGSGIGRVTKNLLIRYFNEVDLLEPVSHFLETARETLASGCQTNSDMHKAVNFYCVPLQDFTPDTARYDVIWIQWCIGHLTDEDFVSFFKSAKVGLKAGGFFVLKENIARSGFVLDNEDRSVTRSDLYFKELFSRCGLHVYKSKPFEIFNMVSYFPMTRRIRT
- the LOC100779045 gene encoding LRR receptor-like serine/threonine-protein kinase FLS2 — translated: MVTISSTWYLFLPIILSLCPITLCASVLEDLKNLHQPPDFNSTIFSNCLKNPSLRYCSSSPMLDLDEIFKFTIVASHLCNESKNPNCVESFPKVDLRNRPNIAPLYLSFDFFWKYCPLSIMSIDLSNNSMKGDFPTDVLYCTQIQSLDLSINAFSGDIPIQSFSPLTNLTFLNLSYNCFSESKLSDSQFFKRFNSSSFLHSGALLDQKRFTVKAIFLLVGFPILVILMVICFLWLCFQRPDFLPSKLQRSRRFTPAILKAATNDFSNKYLVGKSDVVHIYKGILRDGTEVKIEMYWDDIPRDSYRKFVEECKVLSKLHHKNLVRFLGWCRSRKFRAIITEWTREENVEMWLSGSGPPWNHRLKVLMGVVACMRYLQEEWPEVDYELNTSSILLSDNVEPLISRFKVGDQNSNRRKIHGFGVFLLEMILSRKVQEEFDGGDAGFIRFMRTLNLADLKQMIDERMKVTETIFHQVKQALSLGLMCIDQSNSDKPSLAMIFNTIARAYKASHALPSANHRFKRHMPVQTK